A genome region from Cucumis sativus cultivar 9930 chromosome 4, Cucumber_9930_V3, whole genome shotgun sequence includes the following:
- the LBP gene encoding lipopolysaccharide-binding protein precursor (The RefSeq protein has 1 substitution compared to this genomic sequence), whose amino-acid sequence MDKAMKVVALALVLMVVNNIGFGKAQSICNMPIAGLYACRPSVTPPNPTPPTTQCCSALTHADLHCFCAYRNSGALSSFGINPELAMELPKRCNISKSPNC is encoded by the coding sequence ATGGATAAAGCTATGAAAGTTGTGGCTTTAGCATTGGTCTTGATGGTTGTGAACAATATCGGTTTTGGTGAAGCTCAATCCATTTGCAACATGCCAATTGCGGGTTTGTATGCATGTCGACCGTCGGTTACACCTCCGAACCCAACACCGCCGACCACCCAATGCTGCTCGGCACTTACGCACGCCGACTTGCACTGCTTTTGCGCGTACCGGAACTCGGGagctctttcttcttttggcaTTAACCCTGAACTTGCAATGGAGCTACCTAAGCGTTGCAACATTTCTAAGTCTCCAAATTGCTAG